CACTGGTGGATAGTGCGTTCGACCAGGTGATCTTCCCCGGTACCGCTGCCCTTACCCTGGGCCGGGCCAGCGGGGGCCATGCCCTGCTCTCGCTTTCGGGCCCAATGGATGCCGACCACGCCGGGAAGCTCCTGGAGCGGGTGGCGTACTACCTCGAGCGGCCCATCCTGCTGGCCTGAAGCTCAGTGGCCTGCTTTACCCACTGGGGCAGGCAGCTGCATCTTAAAAAACTGCATCACCAAACCTCGAGCCCCAACAAAAGGGGCTCAGTTTTGTGGCCTGCAACCGGTACGAACCGTCACCCCTCGAGCAACGAAAGACCCCACCCCACCACCAAAACGCCAGGTGTAGGTGTTGTTGCTATAAACCAGTTCGGGTGTGGTTTGCACCAGGCCTAAAGTCTGGAAGTCGTTGTCGTAGAAAACCTGCACCTGATTGCCACTAACCCAGTTAACGACCAGTCGGCCTCCCTCACATACGTAAGTGATCCGTCCGGTAGGCACCGGTGGTACAGGTACTACGATGGGCGGCTGTGGTTGGGGCGGCGTGAAGGCTACCAAACTGGCAAAAACGTTGGTCACCCGACCCGCCTGCACCACTACCGAGGTGCGGAAGTCCTGGTAATCCCTGAGCCGCAGCACAACGGTGTAGCGCCCAGGCCGCAGGGTGAGGTTGAGGGGGGTATTGCCCACCACCCGGCCATCTATCAAGACCTGGGCCCCGCTGGGATTGGAGCTGATGGCCAGGGTGCCGGTGGTGGGGGCCTCGGGTTGCAAGTTGGCAAATACCCGGAAGGTGCCTGCACCGGGGATGTTGATACTGGTTCGGTAAGGCTGGTAGCCTAAGCGGCGCAGCTCAATGGTATAGTTGCCGGGGTTCAGACTAAAGGTGGCCGGGGTGCGGCCCCGCAACAGGCCGTTGATAAGGATGTCGGCCCCACTGGGCATGGAGTCTACCACCAGCGTACCCAGGGCCGGAGGCGGGGGTGGAGGAGGAGGCACCACTTGCTGCGCTATGTAGTACGCTTCGTCGCTTACCCAATCCAGTTGGGGAATGGGCGTGACCACGATAGACAAAGAGCGAGCCAGGTTATCTATGCCCTGGATGCGGGCCCGTCCGGTCTGGATGTCGATAATTTCAGAAACATCAAGGGGCCGGCGGCTGGCAACCGCTAGCACCCTGTCCTGACCTGCCGGGGGTTCTACAGTGAAGCTGTAGCGTGCGCCGGGGCTGGGGAAGCTGCGAACTTCGCCCGCGGCCAAAAAGTTGTTTTGCTCGAAAGCGTTGGGCAGTATGCCGCTGATCTGACCCAGGGAGTTGACGCTAAACAAGTAGACGTAAGCAGGCTGGGTGACCGATACGCTGATGACGATGGGCTCGCCGAACTGGTACACCGGGTTGCTGGTCTTGGCGGGATCTTTGTCGACCCAGACCCGCACCTGGAGGTCGGTGGGGGGGTTGGGGTTGACGATAATAGACTGTGGACGAAGCTGGGCCATCGCAACGCTGGTTACAAGGGCCAATATCAGCAGTAAAGTTCGGTTCATGTTTCACCTCAGAGTTCTCTTGAGACTAGGCTATGTCTTTTTGCCAGTTCAGTCTATCCACAGACTCTTAATGTCGAGAAGGCCGTCTTTAGCATTGCTTGAACTTTCTAGCAGCGGGACATAAAAACCAAGCCTGTGTGGTACTCTGGAACTATGAGACACAAGCGGCTTTTTTATTTATTGGCGGCCCTGGTGCTTACATTTGGACTCTCAAGCTGCATCATGGTTGTCGGTGGGCTTCAGGTAACCAATGCAAGTTATGCCACCAGCTACTGGAACGGAAATCCAAGCAACCCCGTTTATTATGTCTGTGACAACAAAACGACCCTGATTGGCTACACCTTCCGCTACAACGACCCGAACTTGCTGGAGGGTTGGGACTCTTACCTCAAGGGTTTCGCCAGCAGAGATACAGCCGGTTTAGTGTCATTCGATGCCAGCGACCCCCGCAACGATACAACAACCCGTACCGTCACCGTGACCTACAATGTACCGGCTAATACCGCCCCGCTTAGCGTGACCCCTCAGACTATCATCGTCAACCCCACACCAGTAACAACCCCTTCTATCATCGGTAGAACCTACGTGGAGATCAGGGTACGCCCGACCATTGGCACTCCCCGCATCATCACCCTCGGCCCCGCTTTTGTGATAGATAACTGCCCCTAGGAGAAACATGCTTCGCACCCTTTCACTGTTAGGTCTTTTGCTGGCCCTTTCTTCATGCATTCTTCTGGTAGAAGACGAGCCCGGGCCAATCACCGTGACCGACCCTCAGCCTATAATCATTACCCCTCCCAGGCCCGACACTTACACCTATAGCTGCAATGGCGGGCGTTTGGTAGTCAACTACGTCGATAACAACACTGTTCGGGTGTTCTACGACAACGCCTTCCAGACCCTGGCCCTAACCCGAACATCTCCGGTGCGGACGTACGCGGGTGGGCCGTATGTCTGGGAGTTGGATCGAAGTGGCCTGGGTAGCTTCCGCGTGGGGGGTACGCTGGTTCGTACCAGTTGCCGTTTTTAGGACTCTCGCCTCGAGCCTCCCCAACGGGGCTCGAGGTTCTTTTTTGCAAAATTACCGCGCTTTTCAGTCCAACATTCCGCACCCCTCCCATGTGCACGGGCGGGGATCAAAGGACAGGGAGCCATCCGCCTGGTGCGAGGGTACAGCCGGGATCACCACCCAAACCTGAGGCAGTGGGTGATGGGGCTGGCGCTGCTGGTCTATGCCCTGGTGGAGTGGGAACTGAGGCAGCGGCTGGCGGAGGTGGGTGAGGGGTGCCAAACCAGAAGGAGAAGCTCACGACCAGTCCCACCCTGTGCGTGGGCTTCAAAAACGTAGTCGCCCATTCGGGCGGCTACTGCTTTGTCAGGGCAAAGCTTCTCGAAGTCAAATGCCTTAAAATATGCGAAGAGCGCTCTATGGCCCACTGGCTGCCCGCACCAGGCCGGTAAAGTCCTGTCCTGCTGCCACCGAAAAGGCTGCCAGGGCTCTCCAGTAGCTACCCTGGGCCTGCACCAGGCTGTACTCCGCGCCGCGCAGCGAGACCTGGTCGGTTTGCAGTTGCAGGGCCGAGATGGTGCCGGCCCGCAGGGCGGCCTGGCTCTGCTCCACCACCCGCTGGGCGTTGGTGACGTTGGCCTGGGCCAGGGCGATGTTGCGGTAGGCGTTCAGGGCGGCCTGGTAGGCGTTGGTCAGGCTGGTCTGGGCGTTTTGCTGGGCGGTTTGCAGGGAGCGCTGGTTGTTCTCCAGGCTGGTTTTGGCGCTTGTGAGCTGGACGGCGGGGGTGTAGTCGTTGTCGGCCAGCTTGACGTTCAGTTCGGAGAGCTCCACCGCCTGCTGGGCTTGCAGCACGCTGGGCAGCCGGGTAAAGAGGTCGCGGCTCAGGGCCTGGAGGTCGGCTTGCAGCACGGGGGGGGCCGGAGGGGCGGCCACCGTGACGTTGCCCAGGTCGCTCAGGCCCAGCAGGGTGGCGAGCTGGGCGGCCAGCACCGGA
The Meiothermus sp. CFH 77666 DNA segment above includes these coding regions:
- a CDS encoding PEGA domain-containing protein, which gives rise to MNRTLLLILALVTSVAMAQLRPQSIIVNPNPPTDLQVRVWVDKDPAKTSNPVYQFGEPIVISVSVTQPAYVYLFSVNSLGQISGILPNAFEQNNFLAAGEVRSFPSPGARYSFTVEPPAGQDRVLAVASRRPLDVSEIIDIQTGRARIQGIDNLARSLSIVVTPIPQLDWVSDEAYYIAQQVVPPPPPPPPALGTLVVDSMPSGADILINGLLRGRTPATFSLNPGNYTIELRRLGYQPYRTSINIPGAGTFRVFANLQPEAPTTGTLAISSNPSGAQVLIDGRVVGNTPLNLTLRPGRYTVVLRLRDYQDFRTSVVVQAGRVTNVFASLVAFTPPQPQPPIVVPVPPVPTGRITYVCEGGRLVVNWVSGNQVQVFYDNDFQTLGLVQTTPELVYSNNTYTWRFGGGVGSFVARGVTVRTGCRPQN
- a CDS encoding TolC family protein — encoded protein: MTHRVPNLLSKPLLLLALLPVCSLGLAQNTLTLVQALSQAYSRGPSLQSAQATLQNARLQLSALSADPSTLVVARTQAEQNARLAEVNLEATRLSVMQSVVNAYVGLYEAQQNVGLFQAQVALNQRNLDVAKARQAAGNATALDVARAQTTLDSSRQSLTNAQSQLPVLAAQLATLLGLSDLGNVTVAAPPAPPVLQADLQALSRDLFTRLPSVLQAQQAVELSELNVKLADNDYTPAVQLTSAKTSLENNQRSLQTAQQNAQTSLTNAYQAALNAYRNIALAQANVTNAQRVVEQSQAALRAGTISALQLQTDQVSLRGAEYSLVQAQGSYWRALAAFSVAAGQDFTGLVRAASGP